The Lysinibacillus timonensis nucleotide sequence CTAGCGATGAATACTAGAACACCTGAAGTGTTTTTTTATTTCGAGGAAAGACTGTCGACGGAAACGGATAAATACTTGATTGGTGATTCCTTGCTGCACTATCTTTTAGAGAGTGAATATCTTCCCAGTTTAGATTCCATTAAACCTTTCATTCACCATAAAGATTGGCAAATAAGACATGTAGCCTTACGACTGTTGGGAAGATATGAGAAGGAGCTTGTTGAAGATATACTAATTGCATCTCTTCATGAGAACTTAGATCGTTTTGAGATTGATATTATTCTTGGAGCATTAAGGTCCATTCAGTCAACCAAAATATTATATCAGTTGGAACCTTATTTACATCACAAAATAGGAGATGTTCGTGCTTCTGCAGTTGCGACTATTCGTCATTTAGGTGGAGCAAAGTTTATGCCTAATTTTGTTAAAGCGTTAAGTGATAGAGCGCCAGCTGTAAAATTAAATGCTCTATACGCGATCCTTCAGTATGGTAACGAAGAACAAATTCCTGTTTTAATTTCCAGATTGAAAACAATCCTCTCTCGTAATCGCCAAACTGAACCTGGTAACCTTGATTCATCAGAGGTTTTTCTAATTGTAAATTTCTTACTTGCCCATGAAACTGAAAAACTAAATGAACTAATTCAATGGATATATCAAAAAAAGTGGAACATGCTCTTTGAAATTGAACAAAATTGGTTAGAAAAAGTTGTACAAATTCAAAAATAAAATAGAAAAGAATCTGGATAATTAAGGGATTCCTCTCAAGTTATCATGGAACTCGCAGATTCTTTTCGTTAAATTTCGTAACTATGATTAATTCTAAATTAATATTAAATTATTTAATCTGCTCCTACTCTTGATCCTTTACATTTCAATTAATTGCAGTAACTCTCCATTTAAACCCTTAAATAATATATTCTTCTTACCAAATGCAGTTAGACTTGGCTTTTCAGTTAAAAAAGACACACCCTTCGATTGTAGATCCTTTATTGTTTCCTCCATGTCTTCTACTGCAAATGCAATATGATCGATGACTCCGTTTATATAAGGACTTTCTGTTTCTGTTAATTCCTCAATTAATTCAATTTCAACCTCTGGATGGTCTTTTATATTTAGAAATGCAAGTTTTCGATTCCCTGTATTTCCTGTAGTTCGCAGTTGAAAATTTAACAATTGTTCATAAAATTCAATGGATTCTTCTAAATTTTTCACAATTAGAGCTGTATGTTCAATTTTTTTAATTCCCATTAAGTATCCTCCACACCGAATGATTTATTTCCAAAATAAACACCAAATACTTTACAATATATACTTTTTACTCTTTTGTTTGCATTTCTCTTGTGTTTTTTTAGTAGTTTCTACTTATTTATTATTTTTCCTTCCTGCAAATTAAATTATTTTTTTGAATATTTTCATAACGTTATTGACAGCTTAGCGAAAATCGGTCATATTATATTGAAAATAGTTCAAAAAAAGCGTAACGAAGAATAGTATGTAGACACCCGTTTGTCAAGAGAGCGATTGTCCTAGCTGAAAGCAATCGTACAATACGGCCTACAGAACCTACTTCGCTAGCTTCTAGCTAAACTAGACGCAGTCTCGAGCGTTATGAGGTGAAAGTGGGATTTTTAAAATCCAATTTAGGTGGTACCGCGGAAAGTTAATCGAACTCTTTTCGCCCTATTGTTATAGGGTGAAAAGAGTTTTTTATTGTTTTTAGGAGGCAAAGTAGATGGGAATGAAGAAAATGCGTGTGGTCGTGAAAATCGGGAGCAGTTCCCTCACCAATCCCAGAGGAGAAATTGACCAAGAAAAATTACAAGACCATATCGAAGCATTGACTACGTTAAAACAACAAGGACATGAAGTACTACTCGTATCATCGGGTGCTGTCGCTGCAGGCTTTCGTAAACTTGGCTATCCAACAAGACCAGTCACACTGAAAGGAAAACAAGCAGCAGCTGCTGTAGGGCAAACTTTATTAGTTCAGCAGTATGCCAAAGGTTTTCAAGACTATAATATTACAACTGCACAGATTTTACTTACACGTACTGATTTTTCTAAAAAAGATCGTTATAAAAATGCTTACGCAACTTTTACAGAGCTTTTAGAAAGATCCATTTTACCTATTATTAACGAAAACGATACAGTGTCAGTTGCAGAATTAACCTTTGGAGATAATGATATGCTCTCGGCTTTAGTAAGTGGACTTGTTCATGCAGATCATCTAATTATTTTGACAGACATTAATGGTTTTTATGACGGTAACCCTACTAAAAATCCAAATGCGAAACGAATTCATCATTTATCAAATATTTCAGAAGAGCATTTAGCACTGGCTTCAGGTAGTGGCTCAAAGGTTGGTACTGGTGGTATGCAATCAAAACTTCTTGCTGCAAGAAGTGCCCTGCAATCAGGTGTAAAGGTTTTTATCGGAAAAGGGTCAGGTTCGAATAAACTATTGGAAATTTTAAATGGTTATGGAGACGGTACGTATATTAGTCGTGACGACTCTCTTACTCTTCCAAATAACAAACAATGGATTTCATTCACTGAAGTATCAGGTAAGATTTTTATCGATGAAGGTGCAAAAAATGCATTAGTATCCAAGGGAAAAAGTTTATTACCAGCTGGAGTGTATCAAATTGAGGGGCATTTTTCTTTTGGAGATGTAGTGGAAGTGTACTACCAAGAGACATTGCTAGGTCGTGGTGAAGTACTCTACTCTAGCGATGAACTAACCAATGCTTTAGGAAAACGCACAGATGAAATATTATCAAAATCGAAAGAAGTCATCCATAGAGATAAATGGGTAAGAGTTTAAAATAAGGAGGAGCTATAATGACAAAGATATCAATAGAAAGTGAAGTGCAAGTGAAAGGAAAACTTGCAAAAAATGCAAGCACGATCTTAAACATTAAAACGACCGCTGAAAAAAATGATGCCCTTCTGAAAATCGCGGATCAGCTTTTGATAGACCAAGCAGAATTAATGAGAGAAAATGAAAAGGATTTAATGGCTGGGAAAGAAAAAGGGTTACCAACTTCAACACTAGATCGTATCTTAATCAATAATTCAAGAATTCAAGCAATGTCTAGCGCAATTCGTGAACTAATTACTTTAAAGGATCCCGTTGGTGAAATGATTGAAACCATTCAGAAAGAAAATGGCTTAAGAATAGAAAAACGAAGAGTCCCACTTGGCGTAATTGGAATGATTTATGAAGCTCGCCCAAATGTAACAGTAGATGCTGCTACACTTAGTTTAAAAACGGGTAATGCAGTAATTTTAAGAGGTAGTTCATCAGCAAAAAATTCTAACAAAGCACTTGTCAAATCGATTCACCGCGCATTAGAAAATACATCAATCCCAATCGAGGCAGTTCAATTAATTGAAGATACAAGTCATGAAACAGCCAAGGAATTATTTCACTTAAACGAGTATTTAGATGTATTAATCCCACGAGGAAGTAAATCTTTAATTGACCTTGTTGTAAAAGAATCGACAGTACCAGTACTAGAAACGGGCGCGGGTAATTGTCATATATATATCGACTATAATGCCCAGTACGAGATGGCTCAAAATATTTTAATCAACGCCAAAACACAGCGTCCTTCAGTCTGTAATGCAGCGGAAAGTTTACTAATTCAACGTGAATGGTTTGCTCAATTTGGAGAACAATTGTTACGTCAATTGCAAGATGAAGGTGTTACGGTTATTGGTGATGAGAATGTATGTGCAATTTTACCAACAGCTGAAAACGCATCAGAAGAAGATTACGCTACTGAATTTTTAAATTTAACGATCAGCGTTAAAGTAGTTGAAAATGTTTATGAAGCGATTGAACACGTAAATAAATTTGGAACCAAACATTCAGAAGCTATTATCACCGAAGATAGTTTTAATGCTGATGCTTTTCTAAAAAATGTTGATGCCGCCGCTGTATACCATAATGCATCCACTAGATTTACAGACGGATTTGAATTTGGTTATGGCGCGGAGATTGGAATTAGTACACAAAAACTACATGCACGTGGACCTATGGGATTACCTTCCCTTACTTCTTCAAAATATTTTGTATATGGTAATGGTCAAATTCGTAACTAAAAAAAGAGAATGAAAGTTTAATTTAAATAAAAGTCTGTATTAAGAATATGATAGTATGGTTGATTAGTTTAGTCGGTGTTTTTCCCTAAATTTTAGAAGGAAGGGTTATCGTGAATCGTTTGAATTTTAAGATAACCCTTCTGATAGTTATTAAAAATCGTACTTCGCTTCTTTTTCTTCTCGGATTTTTATATATGTTTCTGTTAGTAGAACTGTATCTTCTACTAGTCGTTCAATTCGAAAATGAATGTCATCATTCACTATCACTTTTCGATGAAAATCCTTTTCCTCAATGAACACGTAAGACTGAACAATTTGAGCTTTCATATAAGCTAAGATTGGTTTTAGTTGTTGTTCAGCTATTAAATAGTGCTTTGAGCTACCAGCAGTTACAATCATGCTGATTACCTTTTCCCGAAATGCATTTACTGGCAGTAAATCAAAAATATTCTTTAATGTAGCCGGTATGGATGCTTGGAAGATTGGCGTACCAATAATAATAGCATCCGCATCCATTAATGATTTAGTAACATATCCCGTATCCCCTTCGTATTCCAAATAATTTCTCCCATCACTAAATTGTATTTGGTAATCAGCTAAATCGATTAATGTTGTTTCGATTTCTGGATACTTTTCTTGAAGTGATTTCATTGTATAGTTCATAGCTGTTCGAGTTTTCGAACCAACGATTGATCCCGATAGACCAATAATTTTCATCATTCTCCCCCCTGTTTTGCAGTATATTTTCTTATAGCTGGTAAAATTTCATTCCCAATGATTTCAATGTTTTTCATTAACTTATCAAAAGGTACACCACCAAAATCCATTTGACCGATATATCGTTGATGACCAAATAGTTCATGTTGATAGAGAATCTTTTCAATAATTTGTTGTGGACTACCTACATTCATAACGTCTCTTCTATCTGCTCCTTGCGCAAATTGTTGCTTTGGAAAACCTCGACCATTTGTTAGTTTCATCCCCTCATTAATGAACGGATAATACTCTCTCAGGGCGTCTTGAGTTGTGTCAGCAGCATAGAAAAAACCAGCTGTAGCTACTGGAAACTCACTTGGGTCGTATCCATGATCACTTAATGATTCACGATAGGCATCAATGGAATATTTAAAGCTTGTAGCAGGTCCCCCAAGCATTGCAAGTTGCATTGGGACCCCAGCTCGACCAGCTTTTATGGCACTAGCAGGAGGTCCACCTACAGCTCTCCAAATTGGTAATGAGCCATTTAATGGCCTTGGTAGGATTTGAGCATTTCGTAACGGTGCTCGGAATTCTCCACTCCAATTGACGATTTCTTCTTTATTTATTTTCAATAATAAATCAAATTTTTCTTCGAATAACTCTTCATAATCACGAAGATCATATCCTAGTAAACTAAACAACCCAACGCGTGAAGCACGCCCAGCAATAATTTCAGCTCGTCCATTCGAAATTAAATCGATGGTTGCAAAATCTTCATACACTCGAACAGGATCTAATGTACTAATAATGGTTGATGAACTTGAAATTTTTATTTTATTTGTAGCTTGAGCGATGGCAGACAACACAACTGTATGGGCTTGAGTTGTAAAATACTCCTGGTGACTTTCTCCTACACTGAAAAAATCAATCCCGGCTTGTTCAGCTAGTTTTGCTAATTCGATAATCTCCTGAATCCTTTGTTGCGCGGAAATTCGTTCACCTTTATTCGGATTTGCTATATGATCCCCTAATGTATAAATGCCGAATTCTAACCCTTTATTTGGGTTAATACGATATTCCTTCATCTCTATTGCCAACCTTTCTACTCTCAGTTATTGGTATTATGACCTTTTACCCTGAAAATTTATATACGAAATTTGATTGAAATTGTATGGACCTTATAAATAGAAACTTTTGAATCTTACAATACAGAATAAAAAATACCCATTATTGCGATAACTGCAATAATGGGCTTTAGTAAATTATTCTAATATATATTCTGAGTACCAAATTTCATGAAAATCCAAATACAAATTTGGGAAAATTGCTTTTGCAATTAGTCCATTTATATCCTCGTTTAATTCAAAACTAATTAATAGTTTATCTGTAATATAAGTTTCAAAGTACTCCTTCAATTGTTCCATAGTTTTAAACTCAGTATACAAAGGAATATACACTACCTTTTCACCATCACTCAAAAATATAACATAATACTCATTTAAAAAGTTTAGTGAATCAGTATAGAAATAATAAAAGCTTCTTTCCCTAATATACATGTCAAATACATTTTCGATGGTCAATTTTTGATCTTCAGTTAATTCGTATTCTTTATATATGTTGTATAAGGAGTAAGCACTTTCCTCATTCATTTGATTCGATAAATAATTAATATATTCATCTAATTCATTTTCAAGCAAGCTTTCTTTTCTTGCAACTAATTCAACAATTTTTAGTTTGATTGATTCGTCTACTTGCATTTTTATGCTTTCATCAAATTGATCAAATGTTTGTTTAATATAATCTATATCCTGTAAATGCTCGAGTGTGATCGTATCAGCGGTTGGCAACGAATTTACCATTTCACCAATTAATTCAACTTCTGCATTTACTAAAATGCCTTTGTTTCTTACGTTTATTTTCTGATTCTCATTTAATATATTAAATATATTTCGAGCATAGTCAATTTGTTCTTTGGTGAATTCATCTTCCAAATATGAAATTAAATCTTCAACCAATTCAACTTCTGCATTTTCGAAATAAGCTAAAGATTCCTTAGAGACTTTTGACTTCTCTTCTTCAGACAAACTATTAAGCATTAGTTTTGTTTTATGGATAGTGTCTGTTGTTCCGCCATTATATTCTTCTTGAATTATTAAAATATTTTTTTCAATCTCAGAAATAATGAAAAGAGTTACAATTTGTGCCTCTATCGCTTCTAGCTTCGAAATATTTGGAATTGAACTTTCATCCATATCAGAGATTCTCATTCGAATATTTGATACAATGTCTTTCTCTGCAAGTGTGATCTCGTCAGGAAGATTTTCAATTGCTAGGAACACATTTCCGAATTCTGTTTGTAATAGCTCATTTAGTTTATTTTCAGCATCAATTAATGAATTAAGATTAGTTACTTGCAGCTTGATATCATCATCTAAACCGTCATAAAGCAATCTAGCTTGTATTATTTGTTCATAGTTCGCAAGTGTTACATCTTCAGGGATTTCGTTAATTGCAGTTATTACTTCTTGGACTTTCAGTAACTTTTCTAAAGTTGCTTCTGATGCAATTAACTTTTCGATATTTGTTACGAGTACTTTCTGGACCTCTGTTAATGCATTGTAACGCTCTCTTGCCTCTACTACTTGTTCTTCTGCCGCAATCGTTACAGGATAAGGAATGTTGTTAATTCTATCAATTACAGATTTCGCTGCTAATTGATCGTGATTCACTGGGAGATCGTTATCA carries:
- a CDS encoding HEAT repeat domain-containing protein yields the protein MNKHEYVLDLIGRMSDTSLIEDIELGGSRPLSQLAYEEARTLTDINLVPILKNIIQQHSSNKVIEKNIRSKSYFILFKLAMNTRTPEVFFYFEERLSTETDKYLIGDSLLHYLLESEYLPSLDSIKPFIHHKDWQIRHVALRLLGRYEKELVEDILIASLHENLDRFEIDIILGALRSIQSTKILYQLEPYLHHKIGDVRASAVATIRHLGGAKFMPNFVKALSDRAPAVKLNALYAILQYGNEEQIPVLISRLKTILSRNRQTEPGNLDSSEVFLIVNFLLAHETEKLNELIQWIYQKKWNMLFEIEQNWLEKVVQIQK
- a CDS encoding VOC family protein, whose translation is MGIKKIEHTALIVKNLEESIEFYEQLLNFQLRTTGNTGNRKLAFLNIKDHPEVEIELIEELTETESPYINGVIDHIAFAVEDMEETIKDLQSKGVSFLTEKPSLTAFGKKNILFKGLNGELLQLIEM
- the proB gene encoding glutamate 5-kinase, whose product is MKKMRVVVKIGSSSLTNPRGEIDQEKLQDHIEALTTLKQQGHEVLLVSSGAVAAGFRKLGYPTRPVTLKGKQAAAAVGQTLLVQQYAKGFQDYNITTAQILLTRTDFSKKDRYKNAYATFTELLERSILPIINENDTVSVAELTFGDNDMLSALVSGLVHADHLIILTDINGFYDGNPTKNPNAKRIHHLSNISEEHLALASGSGSKVGTGGMQSKLLAARSALQSGVKVFIGKGSGSNKLLEILNGYGDGTYISRDDSLTLPNNKQWISFTEVSGKIFIDEGAKNALVSKGKSLLPAGVYQIEGHFSFGDVVEVYYQETLLGRGEVLYSSDELTNALGKRTDEILSKSKEVIHRDKWVRV
- a CDS encoding glutamate-5-semialdehyde dehydrogenase produces the protein MTKISIESEVQVKGKLAKNASTILNIKTTAEKNDALLKIADQLLIDQAELMRENEKDLMAGKEKGLPTSTLDRILINNSRIQAMSSAIRELITLKDPVGEMIETIQKENGLRIEKRRVPLGVIGMIYEARPNVTVDAATLSLKTGNAVILRGSSSAKNSNKALVKSIHRALENTSIPIEAVQLIEDTSHETAKELFHLNEYLDVLIPRGSKSLIDLVVKESTVPVLETGAGNCHIYIDYNAQYEMAQNILINAKTQRPSVCNAAESLLIQREWFAQFGEQLLRQLQDEGVTVIGDENVCAILPTAENASEEDYATEFLNLTISVKVVENVYEAIEHVNKFGTKHSEAIITEDSFNADAFLKNVDAAAVYHNASTRFTDGFEFGYGAEIGISTQKLHARGPMGLPSLTSSKYFVYGNGQIRN
- a CDS encoding NADPH-dependent FMN reductase, with amino-acid sequence MKIIGLSGSIVGSKTRTAMNYTMKSLQEKYPEIETTLIDLADYQIQFSDGRNYLEYEGDTGYVTKSLMDADAIIIGTPIFQASIPATLKNIFDLLPVNAFREKVISMIVTAGSSKHYLIAEQQLKPILAYMKAQIVQSYVFIEEKDFHRKVIVNDDIHFRIERLVEDTVLLTETYIKIREEKEAKYDF
- a CDS encoding LLM class flavin-dependent oxidoreductase produces the protein MKEYRINPNKGLEFGIYTLGDHIANPNKGERISAQQRIQEIIELAKLAEQAGIDFFSVGESHQEYFTTQAHTVVLSAIAQATNKIKISSSSTIISTLDPVRVYEDFATIDLISNGRAEIIAGRASRVGLFSLLGYDLRDYEELFEEKFDLLLKINKEEIVNWSGEFRAPLRNAQILPRPLNGSLPIWRAVGGPPASAIKAGRAGVPMQLAMLGGPATSFKYSIDAYRESLSDHGYDPSEFPVATAGFFYAADTTQDALREYYPFINEGMKLTNGRGFPKQQFAQGADRRDVMNVGSPQQIIEKILYQHELFGHQRYIGQMDFGGVPFDKLMKNIEIIGNEILPAIRKYTAKQGGE
- a CDS encoding FecR domain-containing protein: MGVKKFSTIFLVSIIILSLCLPRIAVHAQEIRTFEIQDITGVAYIQKAGSVKTIRAAIGMQLQQGDRLHTEDYSTVLIQTNDTNDILTIDGGTDISIVHLTEKDGVKTTHIKVWQGNVYADVTPIANTHDIFRIESNGVLYDAQGTHFVVVIDPVTGLPTMYVGAGKVEVSPIAKQNGKNATVYPAQQIHFFPDASQDLNSSINPVDVANVVQNVSPSIIEKLLKNKQEIDKENKEILDADTPDDMEEYNPTSEIDLQRYQQNVDHALANLLKSAMENGLISEEEVNRIIEDANKTSDIPIELTKIPPILYNEKEQQKQQQIERKTEELKKQKEQEKQQRKQAESQYLNVIQQIQEQMRRLQEANRQAAEEKSKEAQDKYLSQLTEQQRQAFENRLQQQEQKKKAQEEAREQLSKPTAPVSRPPSSGGGSNNDRDDNDDDNDLPVNHDQLAAKSVIDRINNIPYPVTIAAEEQVVEARERYNALTEVQKVLVTNIEKLIASEATLEKLLKVQEVITAINEIPEDVTLANYEQIIQARLLYDGLDDDIKLQVTNLNSLIDAENKLNELLQTEFGNVFLAIENLPDEITLAEKDIVSNIRMRISDMDESSIPNISKLEAIEAQIVTLFIISEIEKNILIIQEEYNGGTTDTIHKTKLMLNSLSEEEKSKVSKESLAYFENAEVELVEDLISYLEDEFTKEQIDYARNIFNILNENQKINVRNKGILVNAEVELIGEMVNSLPTADTITLEHLQDIDYIKQTFDQFDESIKMQVDESIKLKIVELVARKESLLENELDEYINYLSNQMNEESAYSLYNIYKEYELTEDQKLTIENVFDMYIRERSFYYFYTDSLNFLNEYYVIFLSDGEKVVYIPLYTEFKTMEQLKEYFETYITDKLLISFELNEDINGLIAKAIFPNLYLDFHEIWYSEYILE